One window from the genome of Palaemon carinicauda isolate YSFRI2023 chromosome 24, ASM3689809v2, whole genome shotgun sequence encodes:
- the LOC137618438 gene encoding skin secretory protein xP2-like → MEMVYVLRTSSEWANDHCHDHSSLLPIEGGGVTPEGGGGVSPEGTEEAPPKGAGEAPPEGGGAPPEGEGTPPERSNGAPAEGSDGAPPKEAEGTPPAGAAAAPTEGVGGVAPEGGGGVSPEGTEEAPPEGAGEAPPEGAGEAPPEGGGAPPEGEGTPPERSNGAPAERSDGAPPKGAEGTPPVGAAAAPTEGVGGAPPEGARGVPPEGDRGAPPRGPEEPD, encoded by the exons ATGGAGATGGTATATGTTTTACGTACTTCAAGTGAATGGGCCAATGATCACTGCCATGATCATTCTAGTCTACTGCCCATTG AGGGAGGAGGAGTCACaccagaaggaggaggaggagtctcacCAGAGGGGACAGAAGAAGCCCCACCAAAGGGGGCAGgagaagccccaccagaggggggaGGAGCCCCACCAGAAGGGGAAGGAACCCCACCAGAGAGGAGCAATGGAGCCCCAGCAGAGGGGAGTGATGGAGCCCCACCAAAGGAGGCAGAAGGAACCCCACCAGCGGGAGCAGCAGCAGCCCCAACAGAGGGGGTAGGAGGAGTCGCaccagaaggaggaggaggagtctcacCAGAGGGGACAGaagaagccccaccagagggggcaggagaagccccaccagagggggcaggagaagccccaccagaggggggaGGAGCCCCACCAGAAGGGGAAGGAACCCCACCAGAGAGGAGCAATGGAGCCCCAGCAGAGAGGAGCGATGGAGCCCCACCAAAGGGGGCAGAAGGAACCCCACCAGTGGGAGCCGCAGCAGCCCCAACAGAGGGGGTaggaggagccccaccagagggggccaGAGGAGTCCCACCAGAGGGTGACAGGGGAGCCCCACCAAGGGGCCCCGAGGAGCCCGACTAA